One segment of Methanobrevibacter wolinii SH DNA contains the following:
- a CDS encoding phosphatase PAP2 family protein gives MFGIPFLDNSILYFFNKTLYNIYIAKFFEIITYDLGDKFPLFAIIIPFIFLIVDKKYGKKLFSLFFSSYIISFIVSFIIKNTIRRPRPYLTQSFVNKIILENGYSFPSNHSLFAFLIAMLLTYRYEKYAPLWFGLALLMAIARVYEGVHYPSDVFFGGIIGILIGYIVIKYKDKIYHLFRIDI, from the coding sequence ATGTTTGGAATACCTTTTTTAGATAATAGTATACTATATTTTTTTAATAAAACACTTTATAATATTTACATTGCCAAATTCTTTGAAATAATAACCTATGATTTAGGAGATAAATTTCCATTATTTGCTATAATAATTCCATTTATATTTTTAATAGTTGATAAAAAGTATGGAAAAAAATTATTCAGTCTATTCTTTTCAAGTTACATTATAAGCTTTATAGTATCTTTTATTATAAAAAACACAATAAGAAGACCAAGACCATATTTAACTCAAAGTTTTGTTAATAAAATTATTTTAGAAAATGGATATTCTTTTCCATCAAATCACAGTTTATTTGCATTTTTAATAGCTATGTTATTAACATATAGATATGAAAAGTATGCTCCATTGTGGTTTGGATTAGCATTATTAATGGCTATAGCTAGAGTATATGAAGGAGTACATTACCCTTCTGATGTATTCTTTGGTGGAATAATTGGAATTTTAATAGGATACATTGTAATAAAATACAAAGATAAGATATACCATTTATTTAGAATAGATATTTAA
- a CDS encoding N-acetylneuraminate synthase family protein: MSIFKTKPFLIAEIGVNYYDIAKKEKITNMDAAKLMIKEAKESGCDGVKFQTYKAETIASRNSPAYWDLNEEPTKSQFELFKKFDSFGNEEYKELANYCKKLGIKFLSTPFDFESVDYLDEYMDVYKISSSDLNNIPFIKKIASKKKPIILSTGASYMKEIDEAIKVIKDVDSNIEIGLLHCVLSYPTKYEDANLLMIKNLKESYPTFEIGYSDHTKPDDEMLTLTTAYLYGANIIEKHFTLDKTLIGNDHYHAMDPDDVRKFKRNIKFINKINGQYEKIPLECEKESRLQARRSIIAKNNIPKNSIIKESDLTYKRPGTGISPNKIEEIIGKKTKIEIKADDIIEYEMLQ; the protein is encoded by the coding sequence TTGAGTATATTTAAAACAAAACCATTTTTAATTGCAGAAATTGGTGTTAATTATTATGATATTGCTAAAAAAGAAAAAATTACAAATATGGATGCTGCAAAATTAATGATAAAAGAAGCAAAAGAATCTGGTTGTGATGGAGTAAAATTTCAAACATACAAAGCTGAAACAATTGCAAGTCGTAATTCTCCAGCATATTGGGATTTAAATGAAGAACCAACAAAAAGTCAATTTGAATTATTTAAAAAATTTGATTCATTTGGAAATGAAGAATACAAAGAATTAGCAAATTATTGTAAAAAACTTGGAATAAAATTCTTATCAACACCATTTGATTTTGAAAGTGTAGATTATCTTGATGAATATATGGATGTATATAAAATTTCATCATCTGATTTAAATAACATACCTTTTATTAAAAAGATAGCAAGTAAGAAAAAACCAATTATATTATCAACAGGCGCATCTTATATGAAAGAAATAGATGAAGCAATAAAAGTAATAAAAGATGTTGATTCAAATATTGAAATTGGATTACTTCATTGTGTGCTTTCATATCCAACAAAATATGAAGATGCAAACCTTTTAATGATTAAAAATCTCAAAGAATCATACCCTACATTTGAGATTGGGTACTCAGATCATACAAAACCTGATGATGAAATGTTAACATTAACTACAGCATATCTTTATGGTGCTAATATTATTGAAAAACATTTTACATTAGATAAAACTTTAATAGGTAATGATCATTATCATGCAATGGATCCTGATGATGTACGTAAATTTAAAAGAAATATAAAATTTATAAATAAGATAAATGGACAATATGAAAAAATACCATTAGAATGTGAAAAAGAATCAAGATTACAAGCAAGACGTTCTATTATAGCTAAAAATAACATTCCAAAGAATAGTATTATCAAAGAAAGTGATTTAACATATAAACGTCCAGGAACAGGAATATCTCCAAATAAAATAGAAGAAATAATAGGTAAAAAAACAAAAATCGAAATTAAAGCAGATGATATAATAGAATATGAAATGTTACAATAA
- a CDS encoding cytidylyltransferase domain-containing protein, translating into MYNNKQVIVIIPARGGSKSIPRKNIRFLGDKPLVAHVITTVKQSKYVDKVIVSTDDTKIQFIAQQYGAETQFRSPELAEDEVPLDPVIYDAVQKEEKRTMDEFDIVITVQPTSPLLKTETLDYAIEQLVNNDFDTIISVYDDRGLSWGYDEESQSFYPLYKERLNRQYLPKTYKETGAILGSKRTCINENSRIGDNIGLIEISKEESVDIDNYEDWWVAEKILNKKRVILKTDATNIIGTGHIYRCLSLASKLTNHDVIFLLDENKPLGIKLVSENNYKYITHNGNDDLIEKIMEFNPDIIVNDILNTDVNYMKQLKDLGYFIVNFEDIGEGTKYANVIFDALYEHQDNIPNLYSGPNYYILRGEFYYQPFKSLKEDVGEVLLTFGGTDPNNLTEKTLNAILATGYSKSITVILGLGYPNKESFESKYENNINVRIFENVKNISQYMYNADIIFTSAGRTMYEVASVGVPCICICQNERELTHVFGNRDNGFINLGLGTNVKDEDIMNAFINLVNNFELRKELSENMKYIDLKHGYENIINVLHSKYKEFKKQKKSNEENN; encoded by the coding sequence ATGTATAATAACAAACAAGTGATTGTAATTATTCCAGCAAGAGGAGGATCTAAAAGTATTCCTAGAAAAAACATAAGATTTTTAGGAGATAAACCTTTAGTAGCTCATGTTATTACTACTGTTAAACAATCAAAATATGTTGATAAAGTAATAGTCTCAACAGATGATACAAAGATACAATTTATTGCACAGCAATATGGAGCAGAAACACAATTTAGAAGTCCTGAACTTGCAGAAGATGAGGTTCCTCTTGATCCAGTAATATATGATGCTGTTCAAAAAGAAGAAAAAAGGACAATGGATGAATTTGATATTGTTATTACAGTTCAACCAACTTCTCCACTTCTTAAAACAGAAACTTTAGATTATGCAATTGAACAATTAGTAAATAACGACTTTGATACAATAATAAGTGTATATGATGATAGAGGTTTAAGTTGGGGGTATGATGAAGAATCACAATCCTTCTATCCATTATATAAAGAAAGATTAAACAGACAATATTTACCTAAAACTTATAAAGAAACTGGTGCAATTCTAGGTTCAAAAAGAACTTGTATAAATGAAAATTCACGTATAGGTGATAACATCGGTTTAATTGAAATATCTAAAGAAGAAAGTGTAGATATTGATAATTATGAAGATTGGTGGGTTGCAGAAAAAATATTAAACAAAAAAAGAGTAATTCTCAAAACTGATGCAACAAATATTATTGGAACAGGACATATCTATAGATGTCTTTCATTAGCATCAAAACTTACAAATCACGATGTTATATTTTTACTTGATGAAAATAAACCTCTCGGAATTAAACTTGTAAGTGAAAATAATTACAAATACATAACCCATAATGGAAACGATGATTTAATAGAAAAAATTATGGAATTTAATCCAGATATAATTGTAAATGATATTTTAAATACTGATGTCAATTATATGAAACAATTAAAAGATTTAGGTTACTTTATTGTTAATTTTGAAGATATTGGAGAAGGAACAAAATATGCAAATGTAATATTTGATGCATTATATGAACACCAAGATAATATTCCAAATCTTTACTCTGGACCTAATTATTATATATTAAGAGGAGAATTCTATTATCAACCATTTAAATCCCTTAAAGAAGATGTTGGTGAAGTTCTTTTAACATTTGGTGGAACTGATCCAAATAATCTTACTGAAAAAACATTAAATGCAATACTTGCTACTGGATACAGTAAAAGTATTACAGTAATTTTAGGACTTGGATATCCTAATAAAGAAAGTTTTGAATCAAAATATGAAAACAACATTAATGTAAGAATATTTGAAAATGTAAAGAATATTAGTCAATATATGTACAATGCGGACATAATATTCACATCTGCAGGAAGAACAATGTATGAAGTTGCTTCAGTAGGTGTTCCATGTATATGTATATGTCAAAATGAAAGAGAACTTACACATGTATTTGGAAATAGAGACAATGGATTTATAAATCTTGGTCTTGGTACCAATGTTAAAGATGAAGATATTATGAATGCTTTTATAAATCTTGTTAATAATTTTGAGTTAAGAAAAGAACTTTCAGAAAATATGAAGTACATTGATTTAAAACATGGCTATGAGAATATTATAAATGTATTACATTCAAAATATAAAGAATTCAAAAAACAAAAAAAATCAAATGAAGAAAATAATTAA
- the hypD gene encoding hydrogenase formation protein HypD, with protein MKNMSKELISRINDLAVPIRIMHVCGSHEHTIMENGIRSLLPPEVEIIAGPGCPVCVVPSREIDESIQLLEKGAIITTFGDMLRVPGSDSSLADKKAEGGDVRVVYGINRAVEIAEKTDKEVVFISAGFETTAPTTASEILNNPPENFSILSCHRLIPPAIDWLINSGQTNLDALIEPGHVCTIIGNKPFEHFSKDYGIPQVTAGFNPLDILMSVYMILRQVNKGEPKIENEYKRAVRYEGNTIAQEAMNEVFEVGSREWRGFPKIPNSILEVKDEFSQYNAREKFDIEVKDVKEAPKGCICGPILRGLRKPSDCKLFRHECNPLHPIGACMVSKEGTCNIAYRYSSD; from the coding sequence ATGAAAAATATGTCTAAAGAACTTATTAGCCGTATAAATGATTTAGCAGTACCTATTAGAATTATGCATGTATGTGGATCACATGAACATACTATTATGGAGAATGGTATTAGAAGTTTACTTCCTCCTGAAGTTGAAATTATTGCAGGTCCTGGTTGTCCTGTATGTGTTGTACCATCAAGAGAAATTGATGAAAGTATTCAATTATTAGAAAAAGGTGCTATTATAACTACTTTTGGTGATATGTTAAGAGTTCCGGGTTCTGATTCTTCTCTTGCAGATAAAAAAGCTGAAGGTGGGGATGTACGTGTAGTTTATGGTATTAATCGTGCTGTAGAAATTGCAGAAAAAACTGATAAAGAAGTAGTATTTATTTCTGCTGGATTTGAAACTACTGCACCAACTACTGCTTCAGAAATATTAAATAATCCTCCTGAAAACTTTTCTATTTTATCATGTCATAGATTAATTCCTCCTGCAATTGATTGGTTAATTAATTCTGGACAAACAAATTTAGATGCACTTATTGAACCAGGTCATGTTTGTACTATTATTGGTAATAAACCATTTGAACACTTTTCAAAAGATTATGGTATACCTCAGGTTACTGCAGGTTTTAATCCTCTTGATATTCTCATGTCTGTATATATGATTCTTCGTCAAGTTAATAAAGGAGAACCAAAAATAGAAAATGAATATAAACGAGCTGTACGTTATGAAGGTAATACTATTGCTCAAGAAGCTATGAATGAAGTTTTTGAAGTAGGTAGTAGGGAATGGAGAGGTTTTCCAAAAATTCCTAATTCAATTCTTGAAGTTAAAGATGAATTTTCACAGTACAATGCACGTGAAAAATTTGATATTGAAGTTAAAGATGTTAAAGAAGCACCTAAAGGTTGTATTTGTGGTCCAATTTTAAGAGGGTTAAGAAAACCTAGTGATTGTAAATTATTTAGACATGAATGTAATCCACTTCACCCAATTGGTGCATGTATGGTATCAAAAGAAGGAACTTGTAATATTGCATATAGATATAGTTCTGATTGA
- a CDS encoding phosphoglycolate phosphatase: MDIKAIAVDIDGTITDNHRRLCISAMKAIREAEDKGIPTIIVTGNVADFAYAAEIFIGSSGGIVFENGGGIFKEYENNNELLIFGDKTEVNRAHEHLIKELPDIMVSSDNKFRVAEKCYYKDNVTRNQVAEIVKDYNVTVYDSGFALHITDPNVNKGSSLIELLKWLDISADNVMGIGDSENDIEFLNVCGLKVAVANADERLKNIGDYVCKNKYGDGVSEAIYKFVLNNY; encoded by the coding sequence GTGGATATAAAAGCAATTGCTGTAGATATTGATGGAACAATTACTGATAATCATAGAAGATTATGTATATCTGCAATGAAAGCAATAAGAGAAGCTGAAGATAAAGGTATACCAACAATTATTGTTACAGGTAATGTTGCAGATTTTGCATATGCTGCAGAAATATTTATTGGATCTAGTGGTGGTATTGTATTTGAAAATGGTGGAGGTATCTTTAAAGAATATGAAAATAATAATGAACTTTTGATTTTTGGTGATAAAACTGAAGTTAATCGGGCTCATGAACATTTGATTAAAGAACTTCCAGATATTATGGTATCTAGTGATAATAAGTTTAGGGTTGCTGAAAAATGTTATTATAAAGATAATGTTACAAGAAATCAAGTTGCTGAAATTGTTAAAGATTATAATGTTACAGTATATGATAGTGGATTTGCATTACATATTACTGATCCTAATGTAAATAAAGGTTCTTCACTTATTGAATTATTAAAATGGTTAGATATCTCTGCAGATAATGTTATGGGTATTGGTGATAGTGAAAATGACATTGAATTTTTAAATGTTTGTGGTCTTAAAGTAGCTGTTGCAAATGCTGATGAACGTTTAAAAAATATTGGAGATTATGTTTGTAAAAATAAGTATGGTGATGGAGTAAGTGAAGCTATATATAAATTTGTATTAAATAATTATTGA
- a CDS encoding TldD/PmbA family protein: MLNELSQKAISEVSKYADDYEIYISQSNGIELNAEKTELNFAKDEIHVGIGISVLKDNKLGHAYTSDVNEIAKTAKQAYLNSKINEEDKNFSFAPNSKFKSVKGVYDKRIDDISLDDGTEYMNNIFDVVSDEKCQVSSGGFSVVKGESLIVNSNGLNAYDKSTGFGGYVAVNVTDNGELFNAYDGESLCTFNLDGEKLARGVCKLAKDSLHGEAIETKDMPVILDYHAAAGLLNNFLNGISGDNVLRGRSILADKIGKEVVSSNLSIYDDNTYEGGLLSGICDGEGTPSQKTVIADNGILKNFIFDIYNANKGNTESTSNGFRGSYAGIPSVGTSNVIFDFDETEDISEIDNGIIVNNVLGAHTANPISGDFSVEASNVFKIENGEITKPVKKAMISGNIYDCLKNCIGIKSNIRQLGSFVIPKIGVNSLRVIGQ, encoded by the coding sequence ATGTTAAATGAATTATCACAAAAAGCTATTTCTGAAGTTTCAAAATATGCTGATGATTATGAAATTTATATTAGTCAATCAAATGGTATTGAATTAAATGCTGAAAAAACTGAGCTTAATTTTGCAAAAGACGAAATTCATGTCGGTATAGGAATAAGTGTACTTAAGGATAATAAATTAGGTCATGCTTATACTAGTGATGTTAATGAAATTGCAAAAACTGCAAAACAAGCATATCTTAATTCTAAAATTAATGAAGAGGATAAAAATTTTAGTTTTGCACCAAATTCTAAATTTAAATCAGTAAAAGGAGTATATGATAAACGAATTGATGATATTTCTCTTGATGATGGTACAGAATATATGAACAATATTTTTGATGTTGTATCTGATGAAAAATGTCAAGTAAGTTCTGGTGGTTTTTCAGTTGTTAAAGGAGAATCATTAATTGTAAATTCTAATGGTCTTAATGCTTATGATAAATCTACAGGATTTGGTGGTTATGTTGCAGTAAATGTTACAGATAATGGAGAATTATTTAATGCATATGATGGGGAATCTTTATGTACTTTTAATCTTGATGGTGAAAAACTTGCAAGAGGTGTATGTAAATTAGCAAAAGATTCACTTCATGGTGAAGCTATTGAAACTAAAGATATGCCTGTAATATTGGATTATCATGCAGCAGCTGGTTTATTAAATAATTTCTTAAATGGTATTAGTGGAGATAATGTTTTACGTGGAAGATCTATTTTAGCAGATAAAATAGGAAAAGAAGTAGTAAGTTCTAATTTGTCAATTTATGATGATAATACTTATGAAGGCGGTCTTTTATCTGGTATATGTGATGGAGAAGGTACACCTTCACAAAAAACTGTTATTGCAGATAATGGAATATTAAAAAATTTCATATTTGATATTTATAATGCTAATAAAGGAAATACTGAAAGTACTTCTAATGGATTTAGAGGTTCATATGCAGGAATTCCAAGTGTAGGAACTTCAAATGTAATATTTGACTTTGATGAAACTGAAGATATTTCTGAAATTGATAATGGTATTATTGTTAATAATGTTTTAGGTGCACATACAGCAAATCCAATTTCTGGTGATTTTTCTGTAGAAGCAAGTAATGTATTTAAAATTGAAAATGGTGAAATAACTAAACCAGTTAAAAAAGCTATGATTAGCGGTAATATATATGATTGTTTAAAAAATTGTATTGGTATAAAATCAAATATTAGACAATTAGGTAGTTTTGTAATTCCAAAAATAGGAGTTAATTCATTAAGAGTTATTGGCCAATAA
- a CDS encoding glycosyltransferase family 39 protein — protein sequence MELMKYLRRNQNKISLSFVIVLFAIMTTYIIYVNSSSNILGRSFRDVYFYLIYALRFSGVSISGYNYINNLPPLIPFLTSILFRLGYVNFTSIFIVTGIFYFLGGVYFYKLLRIRFNNFYSVLGAVLYSCLTVNITWAANGTIDIPSVSLSIIAIYALIMAVDRNQKYFYLAFPAIVLGFFAKYTAGISLMIMVLYYILRVFSRRKIKKYWKNTLGGILLGFIFTIPYIIYIKLNNLPLGFLAQAGEVASESSKSTLSHKVVNDLGFYIVNIPYCLNSAIPWISYLLIGILAIGILLIIYKSRNTLKTTYNQQSILLFGRSMPLSIIYKLIYIDLIVLFIVFLSIGKISFIYTEALFFVFVYILAVKLNKIIGKYNHIPRKRKYKSFNFDFIMLIWFLAYFIFFSAHFVKANRYFTTMAPGFVGMIVLSLYLILNTSKIRNISFDLKENKRKDYNIKLSTIIILILIIVSVCSGFYYISLDKTDPLVSSENNMANYLEHNYPDYINTTISADRAPVYVWYLHKEVKYMKNSNDSTIRTYNLKKDNVTYYIGNDSSLEVKNYDKIINFDNVTLYKKSEYADY from the coding sequence ATGGAATTAATGAAATATTTAAGAAGAAATCAAAACAAAATTTCTTTAAGTTTTGTAATTGTTTTATTTGCAATTATGACTACTTACATCATATATGTTAATTCTTCTAGTAATATTCTTGGAAGATCATTTAGAGATGTTTATTTTTACTTAATATATGCATTAAGATTTTCAGGAGTTTCTATTTCTGGATATAATTATATTAACAATCTCCCACCATTAATTCCATTTTTAACTTCTATTTTATTTAGATTAGGTTATGTAAATTTCACTAGTATTTTCATTGTCACTGGAATATTTTATTTCTTAGGTGGAGTATACTTTTATAAATTACTTAGAATAAGATTTAATAATTTTTATTCTGTTTTAGGTGCTGTATTATATTCTTGTTTAACTGTAAATATTACATGGGCAGCAAATGGTACTATTGATATTCCTTCAGTTTCATTATCAATAATTGCAATTTATGCTTTAATAATGGCAGTAGATAGAAATCAAAAATATTTCTACCTTGCATTTCCTGCAATTGTTTTAGGGTTTTTTGCAAAGTATACTGCTGGAATAAGTTTAATGATAATGGTTTTATATTATATTTTAAGAGTATTTTCACGTAGAAAAATTAAAAAATATTGGAAAAATACATTAGGTGGAATATTACTTGGTTTTATATTTACAATACCTTATATAATATATATTAAATTAAATAATCTTCCTTTAGGATTTTTAGCACAAGCAGGCGAAGTTGCATCTGAAAGTTCTAAATCAACACTTTCACATAAAGTTGTTAATGATTTAGGATTTTATATTGTAAACATTCCATATTGCTTAAATTCTGCTATACCTTGGATTTCTTATCTTTTAATAGGTATTTTAGCTATAGGTATTTTACTTATAATTTATAAATCAAGAAACACCTTAAAAACAACTTATAATCAACAATCAATTTTATTATTTGGACGTTCTATGCCTTTATCCATAATATATAAATTGATTTATATTGATTTAATTGTCTTATTTATTGTATTCTTAAGTATTGGTAAAATTTCATTTATATATACAGAAGCTTTATTCTTTGTATTTGTTTATATTCTTGCTGTTAAATTAAACAAGATAATTGGTAAATACAACCATATACCTCGTAAAAGAAAGTATAAATCATTTAATTTTGATTTTATAATGCTTATTTGGTTTTTAGCATACTTCATTTTCTTTTCAGCACACTTTGTAAAAGCAAATAGATATTTTACAACAATGGCTCCCGGATTTGTAGGAATGATTGTTCTTTCATTATATTTAATTTTAAATACATCAAAAATTAGAAACATATCATTTGATTTAAAAGAAAACAAACGTAAAGATTATAATATAAAGTTATCTACAATTATTATCTTAATATTAATTATAGTTTCTGTCTGTTCAGGATTTTACTACATATCTTTAGATAAAACTGATCCATTAGTATCTAGTGAAAATAATATGGCTAATTACTTAGAACATAATTATCCAGATTATATAAACACTACAATATCTGCTGATAGAGCTCCAGTATATGTTTGGTATTTACATAAAGAAGTTAAATATATGAAAAATTCTAATGATTCAACAATTAGAACATATAATCTAAAAAAAGATAATGTTACTTATTATATTGGTAATGATTCAAGTCTTGAAGTTAAAAATTATGATAAAATCATTAATTTTGATAATGTTACTTTATATAAAAAATCAGAATATGCAGATTATTGA
- a CDS encoding UbiA family prenyltransferase has protein sequence MNPYIEIIRPGNAIMAVIAVILMGIVGHNYSIPIILSLIATFLALGGGNTINDVFDYKIDCINKPNRPIPSGKISLNNAKIYAYSLFIISIIIGGIITYLVSSIWPIIVVIGACILEYFYARNFKSSVLIGNIIVGFLTGLCFIFGGVVIGAETHGFKIILISLILGFFAILMTTAREIIKDMEDLEGDKKENTRTFPIVYGKNKAAYLSSGIIFIDTILCPLLYIEHIFNIYYIIMVFFGMIIFFYSGYKILKNQETKTCSEVSRNVKVGMMIAFIAFAIGSF, from the coding sequence ATGAATCCGTATATAGAGATTATAAGACCTGGAAATGCAATTATGGCAGTTATTGCAGTTATTTTAATGGGGATTGTAGGACATAATTATAGTATTCCAATTATTTTAAGTTTAATTGCAACATTCTTAGCATTAGGTGGTGGAAATACAATTAATGATGTTTTTGATTATAAAATAGATTGTATTAATAAACCAAATAGACCAATACCATCTGGAAAAATCAGTTTAAATAATGCTAAAATTTATGCTTATAGCTTGTTTATAATTTCAATAATCATTGGAGGAATCATTACATATTTAGTTTCAAGTATATGGCCAATTATTGTTGTTATTGGAGCATGTATCTTAGAATATTTTTATGCACGTAATTTTAAATCTAGTGTTTTAATTGGTAATATTATTGTAGGTTTTTTAACTGGATTATGTTTTATATTTGGTGGAGTAGTAATAGGTGCAGAAACACATGGATTTAAGATTATTTTAATATCTTTAATACTTGGATTTTTTGCAATACTTATGACAACTGCAAGAGAAATAATTAAAGATATGGAAGATTTAGAAGGAGATAAAAAAGAAAATACAAGGACTTTTCCAATTGTTTATGGTAAAAATAAAGCAGCTTATCTTTCAAGTGGAATAATATTTATAGACACAATATTATGTCCTCTCTTATACATAGAACATATCTTTAATATATATTATATTATAATGGTATTCTTTGGAATGATAATATTTTTCTATAGTGGATATAAAATATTAAAAAATCAAGAAACTAAAACTTGTAGTGAAGTTTCAAGAAACGTTAAAGTTGGAATGATGATTGCATTTATTGCATTTGCAATTGGAAGTTTCTAA
- a CDS encoding glycosyltransferase family 39 protein, whose amino-acid sequence MNFKDNKMDIISIILILIISTSILTYLLSIDMKIGVYYIHDVYSYLNNGLYFAGLSSSSKNHGLSPVIPFLCSIVFKAGYVSDKVILIISGLFYIITGLSFYGLLRLKFKELLSFTGTIILLCFPINLAWASKGMLDIPGLAMSILAIYLMALGLYKNPKYYFLAFPVLILGFFTRYTVILTFPAMIMLILFTGNPLNYINRHLGKLIKGLLSGLATLIAILGIYKLQNIPFFFISQSSSISATSNPGAHTQAVTTSTAAATTNNLWYYINNIPLYLGTQKWIPYSFKPGAFNFKKMIWLGNTPSIISCIFMVIILIGIILYISQILNKTNKRKISKNKNKFYYLKIILFIIPLIVFFISFTKVSLYASIALVSLSIFALFRLVRKADLKYMAIDFMFFYWGIVNIIFYTYHIIKTDRYAITFTPLLAYMVILGLSLIYKKLEHIESKNLLSKIKIIIPIVLIIGSLGFTGYCFAVNTPHTFDNQNPQNILYASQDQKDVCAWLIENDSSYLNKTIWADDWSGVSFELKRDVNKTDNLRNQSNFTQILKANNVSYYFAEGRNKNIEDGYYIIKEKNNCTLYKID is encoded by the coding sequence ATGAATTTTAAAGATAATAAAATGGATATAATAAGTATAATATTAATTCTTATTATAAGTACTAGTATTCTTACATATTTATTAAGTATAGATATGAAAATAGGGGTATATTATATTCATGATGTTTACAGTTATCTTAACAATGGATTATACTTTGCAGGATTAAGTTCAAGTAGTAAAAATCATGGACTTTCACCAGTTATTCCTTTTTTATGTTCTATTGTTTTTAAAGCAGGTTATGTTTCAGATAAAGTAATATTAATTATAAGTGGATTATTTTATATTATAACTGGTCTTAGCTTTTATGGACTTTTAAGATTAAAATTTAAAGAATTATTAAGTTTTACAGGAACAATTATACTACTTTGTTTTCCTATAAATCTTGCTTGGGCTTCAAAAGGTATGTTAGATATTCCTGGACTTGCAATGTCTATACTTGCAATATATTTAATGGCTCTTGGATTATATAAAAATCCTAAATATTATTTTTTAGCATTTCCTGTACTTATTCTTGGATTTTTTACAAGGTATACTGTAATATTAACATTTCCTGCAATGATTATGTTAATATTATTTACTGGAAATCCTTTAAATTATATTAATAGACATTTAGGAAAATTAATTAAAGGATTATTATCTGGTTTGGCTACTTTAATAGCTATTTTAGGAATATATAAACTTCAAAATATTCCTTTCTTCTTTATTAGTCAATCTTCATCTATATCTGCTACAAGTAATCCTGGTGCACATACACAAGCTGTAACAACAAGTACTGCAGCTGCAACTACAAATAATTTATGGTATTATATAAATAATATTCCATTATATCTTGGAACACAAAAGTGGATTCCCTATTCTTTTAAACCAGGCGCATTTAATTTTAAAAAAATGATTTGGCTTGGAAACACACCTTCAATTATTTCATGTATATTTATGGTTATAATTTTAATTGGAATAATCTTATACATAAGTCAAATTCTAAATAAAACAAATAAAAGAAAAATAAGTAAAAATAAAAATAAATTCTATTATTTAAAGATAATCTTATTTATTATACCTTTAATTGTATTTTTCATAAGTTTTACAAAAGTTTCACTTTATGCTTCAATTGCTTTAGTAAGTCTTTCTATATTTGCATTATTTAGGTTAGTTAGAAAAGCAGATCTTAAATATATGGCAATAGATTTCATGTTTTTCTATTGGGGTATTGTAAATATTATATTTTATACTTATCATATTATTAAAACAGATAGATACGCAATTACATTTACACCTTTACTTGCATATATGGTTATTTTAGGTTTATCTTTAATATATAAAAAATTAGAACATATAGAGTCTAAAAATTTATTATCTAAAATTAAAATAATTATTCCAATAGTTTTAATCATTGGAAGTCTTGGATTTACTGGATACTGTTTTGCAGTAAACACTCCACATACATTTGATAATCAAAACCCTCAAAATATATTATATGCTTCACAAGATCAAAAAGATGTTTGTGCTTGGTTAATTGAAAATGATTCTTCCTATTTAAATAAAACTATTTGGGCTGATGATTGGAGTGGAGTTTCTTTTGAATTAAAAAGAGATGTAAATAAAACAGATAATCTTAGAAATCAAAGTAACTTCACTCAAATATTAAAAGCAAATAATGTTAGTTATTATTTTGCTGAAGGAAGAAATAAGAATATTGAAGATGGATACTATATAATAAAAGAGAAAAATAATTGTACATTATATAAAATTGATTAA